The window GTGCATCATATACAgagtacagaaatatttttataggaaaaaaataaataggaaaaaatatgtaaacatCCTGAGTAAAATTCTGCTGCCACTGAAGTTACTGAACCATCATAAATAGGAGCACAGGCAGTATCACACCCCTCTTTATAAAGCATACAGCAGTACACATAATTTCATTCAAAACAGTTTAAAGTGCataaaacattataaaaaaaataattcataaactTTTGAAAGTTTTACATATGCAGTTTTCATTCATGTCTATTACGTCTCCTCAATCCCATCTCTTCCGATTCAACAGCATCTTTGTTCATAATTTCTTGCTCATCTTCTATCACATCTGGCTCAAACTGATGTACTTCACGTTCATCACTTAATTCATGCTCTTCTATTTTGTAATCACTATCAACATCTTCAAGCAAATCATTACTGTCATCTCTGTcatccatttctttctcttgagaATGTTCAGCAAATGACTGAATGAGATCTTCAAGTTTCTCATTACAAATGTGGCTGAAATCTTAtaattcacacaaaaaaaatattaaaattaacatttaaattacCAGAAAGGCTCCAAATTTTAGGGTCAGTTCAGAAGTAgaatatttattgttttctctctttcattaaGACTCAACTAATGCAAAATTCCCCGAATTTCTAGTGAACCATTCTTAACATTTAAGATCTTTCTTGGACTACTATGCACCTCTTCGAAGTCTCCAGTTGAAACTAATATACATATTGCTGTTTATTATGCCATGCAAGCATTACCCACAGCCTCAGAACTCCCCACCTGGGAATCCTCAGACTAAAGTTAGTCCAATACTAACAGACTGCTTAGGAAGTCACATTCAAGAAGCCCATTTTAACAAAGCAGAATGTGACTGTGTGGTCTATCCCAGTTCAACGTCTTTCAGAACTTaattctataaaaaaaaaaaaaaaaaaaaaaagacctatCAAAATTCTAAAATTAGATACACCTCAAACAGGAAGAATGGTAGTCCACcagaatgaaattaattccaCACACATTACCTAAGATGCGAGAGCTGAACATTATTATAGTAAGacctgtttatattttttttaaatataaactatTTAGTTATCTGTCCTGCAGGAAATCAAAGTACCTTTCATCTTGTTTTCAGATTTATCCAATCCACTTTCTTTCATCAGGCGTCTAATTGATTGGAGCTGTGTCATTATTTCATCTTTCTGCTCACAAGCTAAAGCATTAACACTaggagaaaaagacagatgTCAACAGCTGAAAGATTACCTTGAAAGTGAGCGCTTGACAATAATGCACGAGACTGCAGTTATTTCCTTCCGTGGAGAGATACCATAGTTAAGTTAGTAACACATTTAGGCCAAGCTTTTCTTTGAGAACTGTCTCTTGAGAAGTGCGGAGCCCATCACATACACCTGCTGAATAATCTAGTCACTGAATTCTAACAGTGGAGCTCCAACAGCCAAAGCTGAGTAATGactactaaaagaaaaaattatccaaagtaattttatttttagtacaaCAATACCTAATACAGAACTTCACAGTTTAGaggcttttctcatttttttcaattatgtTTACTCTCACTCCTCCCCATTGCTACTAGAAATTTGTTAGGCAAATTGGTCAGTGAACTTGCTACTTAATAGTTTCAGTACACATTAAGTTCAGAAGTACACTAAAGGAACAATCCTGAAATTCTGTATGTTTTAAACTAGGCTTCATGAAGGACCTCAGTCTACAAAAATGGACTGcatggatatttttatttctagtagGTGAGTAAGGCCCTAGCTTCTTaagaaaagaactttaaaactACAAGGAGGTTATATTACTTACTGCCTCGTTACACTACAACAGGGAAGTTTTATTTCCCTGAAGCACACACAATCACTTAATAGGttaatttcaaaacacaaaaataagcaGCTATACCTTGATAACTAGTTTTGTCTTTAATCATATCAAAAGAAACTTTCTACTATGATCTAATTCCCACAATGCCTTTCAAATGCTACTGAGCTTAAGTATTCAGTATTAGCCTCCTTGACCAATATTCAAGTTTAACTTGTTAAGTCACAGTAATGTGATGGCAAGTCTCAGCTTTTGCACTTATGTTTGGTAAACAAGAGACAGGAGGTGTCTATTGAAAAGATTACAAATTGCAAAGAGGTTATCTGcaaaaagctacagaaacagTAACTGAAGAAGGTTCCTAAACACTGTTCCTTACCTATATATAAGGAACACTTTAACAACTCTATTTTTAGAgaacttaattttaaagaaaaacaatactGAGATGTTTTATGACCACTCACCAGTTTGACAGTGGATCCAACTGAGTCAATAAAgaatttaacattttctctGTCTGTGCTAGATGCTGCTCCAGTTCTAAAAGCTGatgctctaaaaaaaaaaaaaaaaaaaccaaagagaaaggaaataaaaaccagaaggaGGCACAGGGAGGAacagagaaggggagaaggcaggcaggaaagacagaagattgtaaaaaaaaaattgaaagaagtATTTACAATACCAAAAGAGTATTAAAGTTTTGGTTGGACAGATTCAGAAACAGGaaggttttttcctccataaTTCTAGAGTATGAAAAGGGAGTGGTAAGGATAAGAACAGAAGCCTTACTATGTGTGACCAGACACCGTTCTCGTCCAATAACCTCACTCCAACAGTGTCCACACAGATCACACCTTCGTAGACACTGAGCAAGAACGTGGCTCTTACCTTTTCAGCCTCAAAAACTATGCAGTTCCAAGACTTCTTGAGCTATAAGtagcatatttatatttaatatactGTCATGAATTTGCCCAGTCACACCTCACAAATATATTCAACACTTAATGCACTAAAGCTGAGAGGAATAACTCCTCCTAAAATACTATGAAACTTCAAAGAAAGAGTGCAACAAGGAAGGATGGTGAGTAGGCAACATATCAAATCATTGCTGAACCTGATTACAGATCTGGTGTGCAGAGACACCAAAAGAGGCTGCTAACTAGTTGTTTAACTAACTAAAAATGTGTCTACACAAGGGgcaaaaaaagtatgaaaaacaGCTTAACTCTAATGTGCCATAACTCTTTATTCAAAAGGAAAGCCCACTTCTTGGCACATGCAGAACAGACTGAATTAGACAGTACTTTGTATcatgaagaaaaagacattaTCATTCATTCTGTCTcttctataaatatttaatggtTTTGACAAGTCTCAAATTTGGCCTAGAAATTTAACAGTCTCTATAATCATTTATCCACCCTGTTCCACTATCAATACAGTTCAATTCTAAAGCAGATCATTATGTCCTTTTTAAATATCCTATTAGGCTAAAGATTATTATATCCTATTTAAACATCCTATTCTACTGAAGAAAACTAAACATGTCTTAAGTGAGAGAAACATCAGACATTAAAAGGCAGAGTATCACACTGTATTACTACAGCTGTTTAAAAGAATTATTACCATCCAGAGTTTTCAAACAAACTTctaaatgtttcaaa of the Falco cherrug isolate bFalChe1 chromosome 5, bFalChe1.pri, whole genome shotgun sequence genome contains:
- the CCDC107 gene encoding coiled-coil domain-containing protein 107, which produces MVLSAPQQVLVSVVLVLCVFVVMPRMFGAGGGGRAGRTPRGAKAGPGHYDLRQHRRGSPRTVHQVHLNPEQSDSNTYQSIQQMRNAMEKEIKSERTRGNGRELVFTLMPLYALGVGVFAAYKFLKMKSHEESLSKKEKSTEDKAKETEHQLLELEQHLAQTEKMLNSLLTQLDPLSNCVNALACEQKDEIMTQLQSIRRLMKESGLDKSENKMKDFSHICNEKLEDLIQSFAEHSQEKEMDDRDDSNDLLEDVDSDYKIEEHELSDEREVHQFEPDVIEDEQEIMNKDAVESEEMGLRRRNRHE